The window ATGCATCATCCGCAGAGAATTTTAGACCTAAGAAGATCACAACCTTACCACAGAGAAACAGATTCTCTAATTTGTTTTCGAAAAAGAGCAGCCAGCAACACACTGATCACATCTCTTGCCTCGCTTACAACAAGGAAGACAAGCTGTTGTACACAGGCTCATGGGACAAATCAGTTAAAGCTTGGAAGATCAACGAAAAGCGTTGTGTCGACTCGTTCATTGCTCATGAAGGTCATGTGAATGGAATTGTCATCAACCAGGAAGATGGGTGTGTTTTCACTTGCTCATCAGATGGCTCAGTCAAAATTTGGAGAAGGGTGTTTGGTGAAAGCTCACATATACTCACCATGACACTGAAGTTTCAACTTTCACCAGTGAATGCCTTGGCATTGAGCTTGTCAAATAGCACCACCCTCCTCTACTCTGGCTCATCAGATGGGCTCATAAACTTCTGGGAGAAAGAGAAGATGTCTGGAAGATATAACCATGGTGGGTTTCTGCAAGGTCACCATTTCGCCGTTCTTTGCTTGGTTGCCTTGGGAGAACTAATCTTCAGTGGCTCTGAGGATGCAACCATTAGGGTTTGGAGGAGAGAGGAAGGAAATTGCTTCCATTCTTGTCTTTCTGTCATTGAGGGGCATCACGGGCCGGTTAGATGCTTAGCAGTGTCTTTGGAAACAGAGAAT of the Fragaria vesca subsp. vesca linkage group LG6, FraVesHawaii_1.0, whole genome shotgun sequence genome contains:
- the LOC101311391 gene encoding F-box/WD repeat-containing protein lin-23-like, which produces MLFTTHGDYKIRVWDASSAENFRPKKITTLPQRNRFSNLFSKKSSQQHTDHISCLAYNKEDKLLYTGSWDKSVKAWKINEKRCVDSFIAHEGHVNGIVINQEDGCVFTCSSDGSVKIWRRVFGESSHILTMTLKFQLSPVNALALSLSNSTTLLYSGSSDGLINFWEKEKMSGRYNHGGFLQGHHFAVLCLVALGELIFSGSEDATIRVWRREEGNCFHSCLSVIEGHHGPVRCLAVSLETENVVRVKGLLVYSASLDQTFKVWRVKVFPTEKLNLDESTKDPHREILECETSPVLSPSWVEKKLQGNFFQ